The Coffea arabica cultivar ET-39 chromosome 1e, Coffea Arabica ET-39 HiFi, whole genome shotgun sequence genome has a window encoding:
- the LOC113688711 gene encoding uncharacterized protein isoform X2, whose translation MEDLVNEVGVGARGEAIGQAANQSDDPFICLPDELIISMILDKIREAKSLCRCSLVSKRFSSLVYQTKNVSVKIPLQIQQKITTKKAEPELFILPGKPLHSVTVPLGFFPIFDKFPMSFESESSCTGMELLSDLTSKFLGKFTSLESLYVEFNCLELDDRPSLNCLEKEPLVKWKIDMKSSSLIFLICPRRYIEDTSINVYAREWGKLDLAKRDLVLMWNRHLGIVMDDSKSYTFSNTPVLDVDAVKLNSLVDKRTFFLGKKNCMNGFTGYEGADYLVVKDAFEGKEEALVEAVVEMFKEIRCISLRGY comes from the exons ATGGAAGATTTGGTAAATGAGGTGGGAGTAGGGGCTAGAGGAGAAGCGATAGGGCAAGCGGCTAATCAATCTGACGATCCCTTCATATGCTTACCAGATGAGTTGATAATCTCCATGATTTTGGACAAAATCAGGGAAGCCAAATCCCTCTGCAGATGCTCTTTAGTCTCAAAACGTTTTTCTTCACTTGTTTATCAAACTAAAAATGTTTCTGTCAAAATCCCTcttcaaattcaacaaaaaattaccacaaaaaagGCTGAACCAGAACTTTTTAttctcccaggaaagccactcCATTCTGTTACCGTTCCACTTGGCTTCTTTCCCATCTTTGACAAGTTTCCGATGTCCTTTGAGTCCGAGTCCTCTTGCACTGGCATGGAATTGTTGTCCGATCTCACTTCCAAATTTCTTGGCAAATTCACCTCCTTAGAATCGCTTTATGTGGAATTCAACTGTCTTGAATTGGATGATCGGCCCAGCCTCAATTGTCTTGAGAAAGAACCTCTAGTGAAGTGGAAGATTGACATGAAATCATCCAGCCTAATATTTCTCATTTGCCCCAGACGATATATTGAGGATACTTCAATAAATGTTTATGCTCGAGAA TGGGGGAAGCTGGATCTTGCAAAACGTGATCTTGTTCTAATGTGGAATCGACATCTTGGAATTGTAATGGATGATAGCAAATCATACACCTTCTCGAACACCCCTGTGCTTGATGTTGACGCAGTGAAGTTAAACTCTCTTGTGGATAAGAGAACTTTTTTCTTGGGCAAAAAAAATTGTATGAATGGTTTTACTGGTTATGAAGGAGCTGATTACTTGGTAGTAAAAGATGCTTTTGAAGGTAAAGAAGAGGCTTTGGTTGAAGCTGTGGTGGAAATGTTCAAGGAGATTAGATGCATTAGTCTCCGAGGATATTGA
- the LOC113688711 gene encoding uncharacterized protein isoform X1 codes for MEDLVNEVGVGARGEAIGQAANQSDDPFICLPDELIISMILDKIREAKSLCRCSLVSKRFSSLVYQTKNVSVKIPLQIQQKITTKKAEPELFILPGKPLHSVTVPLGFFPIFDKFPMSFESESSCTGMELLSDLTSKFLGKFTSLESLYVEFNCLELDDRPSLNCLEKEPLVKWKIDMKSSSLIFLICPRRYIEDTSINVYAREVRLSGDIFEFIMAIGCSIFSLMETFFCFLPKSLVRVVITDSKKWGKLDLAKRDLVLMWNRHLGIVMDDSKSYTFSNTPVLDVDAVKLNSLVDKRTFFLGKKNCMNGFTGYEGADYLVVKDAFEGKEEALVEAVVEMFKEIRCISLRGY; via the coding sequence ATGGAAGATTTGGTAAATGAGGTGGGAGTAGGGGCTAGAGGAGAAGCGATAGGGCAAGCGGCTAATCAATCTGACGATCCCTTCATATGCTTACCAGATGAGTTGATAATCTCCATGATTTTGGACAAAATCAGGGAAGCCAAATCCCTCTGCAGATGCTCTTTAGTCTCAAAACGTTTTTCTTCACTTGTTTATCAAACTAAAAATGTTTCTGTCAAAATCCCTcttcaaattcaacaaaaaattaccacaaaaaagGCTGAACCAGAACTTTTTAttctcccaggaaagccactcCATTCTGTTACCGTTCCACTTGGCTTCTTTCCCATCTTTGACAAGTTTCCGATGTCCTTTGAGTCCGAGTCCTCTTGCACTGGCATGGAATTGTTGTCCGATCTCACTTCCAAATTTCTTGGCAAATTCACCTCCTTAGAATCGCTTTATGTGGAATTCAACTGTCTTGAATTGGATGATCGGCCCAGCCTCAATTGTCTTGAGAAAGAACCTCTAGTGAAGTGGAAGATTGACATGAAATCATCCAGCCTAATATTTCTCATTTGCCCCAGACGATATATTGAGGATACTTCAATAAATGTTTATGCTCGAGAAGTAAGGTTATCTGGAGAcatatttgaatttattatggCTATCGGTTGCAGCATATTTTCACTAATGGAAACCTTCTTTTGTTTCTTACCAAAATCCCTTGTCCGTGTTGTTATCACTGATTCCAAGAAGTGGGGGAAGCTGGATCTTGCAAAACGTGATCTTGTTCTAATGTGGAATCGACATCTTGGAATTGTAATGGATGATAGCAAATCATACACCTTCTCGAACACCCCTGTGCTTGATGTTGACGCAGTGAAGTTAAACTCTCTTGTGGATAAGAGAACTTTTTTCTTGGGCAAAAAAAATTGTATGAATGGTTTTACTGGTTATGAAGGAGCTGATTACTTGGTAGTAAAAGATGCTTTTGAAGGTAAAGAAGAGGCTTTGGTTGAAGCTGTGGTGGAAATGTTCAAGGAGATTAGATGCATTAGTCTCCGAGGATATTGA